The Cicer arietinum cultivar CDC Frontier isolate Library 1 chromosome 1, Cicar.CDCFrontier_v2.0, whole genome shotgun sequence genome contains the following window.
agataatGTTGATCCAATTTTATATTGCTATGGCTATTATATTTACTAAGATAtctcttttaaatataaaaattctaACGTATGTATCGTAATATAAAAACTCAGATATCTCTCATGTGTTATGATTTGCTTCCTTTTTTCCAACCAATGGCTTCATTCTGTtgtaaaacaaattcaaatgaGAAAACACCTCCTCTTAATTCTGATTTTCTTTGGTTCCAATTTATACTACAATGTCATTAATTATTGCCTTATAagtatgttttaattttttgttttctactataaattttttatttatttccctAATCTCCTCAGTGTTCACATTCATCTTTATCCCTATGTTAATAATGTTTTTCCCTTTTGCATCTAAGAGGCATACCCAGGGACGGTTTTTCTAGAAAAGAGCAAAAGTCAAAACAGTTTGGTTCTTTGTGgtaagattaatttaaattaaaaataatttagttatctttttaataatttatttataaaaaaattaatcggTAAAATCTAAAAACTTTAATCTTGAATTGAAAATCAAATTCGAGAACTGACTATCGACGATGAGTAAGAAATATATTAACATTCTAGTCATCTGATAAAAATAGTtgcttattattaattatataaaaattataattattttatctcaaaaaaatttgaaaaatatataaaaaaattatttaatttaaataagtgagggaatatttttttaaattatttactttacaGTAAATTTCATGCAAAGCCACGTACATATATTCTACATGGACAATaataagacaaaaaaattaaagattaaataaatttttagctcttataaaatttaaatcttttacttttagtttttataaaaaaaatcatctttatttttttgtttaaatttaattttgtttttaatatgtGTTTTCAAGTCgacttatatttatattcaaattttgaaataattttgtatttgtgcgtttaaaatattataataatataaataaattaataaaaaacttaCCCATTTTGCGatacacaaaaacaataagaaaCAACACATCAAATAAATGACTTTGTGTGTGTTcgtttattatattataataatacaaataaattaacaaaaaactGACCAAAAACTTTTTCCAATCTCCTTATTCTTTCTAGGCTATTCATTCTCTTATTTATAGGGGTAAACTTTTaggaaataaatatatattattattaattagaatAAATCATAaggatttttctattttttaaaataacctACCTTAATGAAATAAATGGTGTCActatatttgaataaatgtcTTAATTATAGAAAGTCAATTCAATCTGACACAtaattgaaaatgacattttagtATAAATTTGTTGGTTTTCAGGATCCGAATTCACTGGCGTCAATAAAGTTGGTATGTGCAATACATAGCAATTGAAAACCTCACATTttgatttagaaaaataaaaataaaaaaaataaaaataaaaatcaaaagacTGAGATCTCAAGAATGGTGGACACAAAGCAACTTGTATCAGCAATGACCTCTATAGTACTTATGCGAACCATCACCAATGAAATCATTCCTCATGAGCTTATAGCTTTTCTTCACTCCGGAATTGCTCATCTTTTTCGCCAATTCTCCGTTCAATTCACCGTTGTCATCGAAGAATTTCAAGGCATGGCAAGAAACCAAGTTTTCGAGGCTGCCGAAGCCTATCTTGGAACTAAAGCAACCATCTTAGCAGAAAGAGTTAAAGTAAGTAAATCAGAGGATCATAAAAACCTTGCATTCAACATAGATAGAGATGAAGAAATAAGTGATAAATTTGAAGGTGTTAGAGTTAAGTGGAAACTAATTTGCATACAAGTTGATTCGTCTCGAATTCGACATTATGATAATAACTCTTCTCCATTGTCAGAGATAAGATCCTATGAGCTTACTTTCCACAAAAAACACAAGAACAAAGTCTTCAATTCATATTTACCTTACGTGATGGAAAAGGCAAGGGAAGTTAAACAAGGAAGCATGGAAATTAAGATTCACTCAAATGAATATTATTCTTGGTGTAATGAACCTGTTAAGTTTAATCATCCAATGAGTTTCAAAACTCTTGCAATTGATGAAGAGCTTCAAAGAGATATTGTCAATGATTTGGATAATTTTGTGAAGGCTAAAGAGTTTTATAGAAAAACAGG
Protein-coding sequences here:
- the LOC101498887 gene encoding AAA-ATPase At3g50940-like, translated to MVDTKQLVSAMTSIVLMRTITNEIIPHELIAFLHSGIAHLFRQFSVQFTVVIEEFQGMARNQVFEAAEAYLGTKATILAERVKVSKSEDHKNLAFNIDRDEEISDKFEGVRVKWKLICIQVDSSRIRHYDNNSSPLSEIRSYELTFHKKHKNKVFNSYLPYVMEKAREVKQGSMEIKIHSNEYYSWCNEPVKFNHPMSFKTLAIDEELQRDIVNDLDNFVKAKEFYRKTGKAWKRGYLLYGPPGTGKSSLIASMANYLNYDIYDLDLTQVGDNRCLRQLVLGMSNRSILVIEDIDCTINLHNREDGEEVVDNGQNKVTLSGLLNAVDGLWSCCGEEHIIVFTTNHKDRLDPALLRPGRMDKQIHLSYCNFSAFKQLVINYLDITQHELFEKIEVLLGQVQVTPAEIAEVLTKVGDATECLQDLIKFLEDKKMVKEEIKNEENVKEDDELSIENI